The DNA window CTCCCGGGTGGCTTCGCGTGGTTCTGCGTCGCGTGCGTTGACGAATCCGGCGCAATCCACGGCGTCGCAATCGCCGGACGGCCGACGAACCGAAACAACGACGACGGGCAAACCGTTGAGGTGCTTCGCGTGGCGACTGACGGCGAACCAAACGCCTGCTCCGCCCTGCTAGGCGCTTGCGCTCGCGCGGCGCAGGCTATCGGCGCGTGGCGCATCATCACGTACACGCTCGAATCCGAGGGCGGAACCAGTCTCCGCGGCGCTGGGTGGGCGCTCGAATCGGCCGGGATTCGCTCATGGTGGACGCACACCGGAACGCGGACGCCGGCCGTGAACCGCGAGCACATGAGCAGCGCAAAGACACGATGGGCGAAGACGTTTCGCTCCCCGGTTGCGTGTGAGTTCGGTGGAGCTCGCGCGGCGCAGTCGGTGCTGTTCGCTGAGTCTGACCAAGAGGTGACGACATGACCGCCCCACCCGTGGCGCCCGTGCCGTGGCGCTCCTGCCGAATCTCGCCCGATATCGCCATCACGGAGACAGCAAGAGCAAGCGGCGTGCCCGCTTCGGAGGACGATGACCATGGCTAAACGCATCCCGATCGCGATCTGGCTGTGGGCGTGGTGGCACTGCCGCGTCGAGTACAGCCGGAATCCGATCCTCTCGTGGCTCGGCAAGCGCGTCACGATCCTGAAGCGCTACCTGCAAGGTGCCCGCCGGGTCGAGCTTGCTGACTACGATGGCACGGCCGGCCTGCTCTGCGTTGACGGGCTCGATATCCAGTGGGGCGGCGCTTGCCCGGTCCAGGGCGAGGGCACGCTAGACGGGCGCGAGTGCTACTACCGTTCGCGCGGCGAGGGCTGGCAGTTCCACGTCGCGGGCGCGTCGGGCGACGTGTTCGGAGACGACGCTTGGACCCACTGCGAGCGCCGCTACATCTTCCCTGCCGGGGGATGGGTGAGCGCGGCGGTGTCCGAGCGGTGCATTCGCGCCGCGGTCGCGAAGTTCCGCGCGGAAGGCGGCGCGCGGTGACCGCCGACATCTTCATCTGGACCACGGGCGGGCGGCGCATCTCGCTCGTCAGCCCGACGGTGGAGGACGTGGCGCCCGAGCTGATCGCCGGCCCTCTGTCGCGCCTCTGCCGGTGGACGGGGCACGTGCCGGAGCACTACTCGGTGGCTCAGCACTGCGTCGTCGTGAGCCACCTCCTGACGCCGGAACACGCGCTCGCGGGGCTGCTTCACGATGCCTCGGAGGCGTTCGTTTCCGACGTCAACAGCCCGATGAAAGCGCTCATGCGGCGCGCGGGGGACGTGATGCTCGATGCGGTGGCGGACCGTTTCGATGCTCGCATCTGCGAACGCTACGGCGTCGAGTCGCTCTCGCACCACGACGTCCACGTGGCCGATGCGGTCGCGGCAATCTTCGAGGCGCGCCTTCTCGTCGGCGTGCCCGATGACGAACTCGCCGCGTTCTTCTGCGACCTGATGCCGGTCGCGGAACTGCTCGCGATGACGCTCCCCGCGAGCGTCGGGTCAATGCTTGCGCCACTCGCGCCGCGTGATGCGGAGCGCTGCTGGCTTCAACGTCTTTCAGAGCTGGGAGGTACACGATGATCCGTCGAATCCGCGAAGCACACACACCGAAGCGCAGCCGCTCGCTCAAGCGCGTGAGCGACTGGGCAGCCGCCGCGCTCGCAATGCGCTCGGTTCACTTCGGCATCATCAAGGCCGAGCGAGCCGAACGCGCGAAAGGCGGGGCGAAGGGGGTGGACAAGTGAAGCCTCGCGGCATGAACGGACACCTACTCGCCTTCATGGTCAAGCCGCCGCCGCTGAAGTTCCGCGTCGAGAAGTTGACCGCGCACGGATGGCAAAGGATGGGATGGGCCGGCAGCACGGAAGAAGCCGAGGACCTCGCCGCGCACGGACTCGGCGGCGTCTGCCGGATCACGGAGTGCGACGGGCGCGAGTATCGGCGCGCGGTCAGGCTCGAGGCGATTGAGACGGGGAGGAGGGCGGCGTGAGCCAACGCCTGCGCATCGAGCGCGCCATCTCCTACGAGTGGCGCAACGTGGACGACGACTGCGCGGTTGACGGCTCGTGCCCCGGCTGCGGGTGCGATCCGTTCCACATCGTCGGAGTCACCAAGCCGGAGGACGCGGGCAGTCACGAGGATCGCGTCGGGACGCAGTGCGCGAAGTGCAAAGATCCGGTCGGCTGGCTCTACGTCGAACGGGCTTCGATCTTCGGTCGCGAGGA is part of the Gemmatimonadaceae bacterium genome and encodes:
- a CDS encoding metal-dependent phosphohydrolase, with the protein product MTADIFIWTTGGRRISLVSPTVEDVAPELIAGPLSRLCRWTGHVPEHYSVAQHCVVVSHLLTPEHALAGLLHDASEAFVSDVNSPMKALMRRAGDVMLDAVADRFDARICERYGVESLSHHDVHVADAVAAIFEARLLVGVPDDELAAFFCDLMPVAELLAMTLPASVGSMLAPLAPRDAERCWLQRLSELGGTR